In one window of Paracholeplasma morum DNA:
- a CDS encoding InlB B-repeat-containing protein — MKKIMVVFALLLFSFGLYACDKTEAKTITFVTNEGTAIETVSFTDTYGIDKLSQVSTTREGYTFKSWHNDVALSEQSKVTEDIKETVTLYAKWEINTYEINYHLNDGINASGNPISYTIVDLVTLVNPTRDGYVFGGWYKEADFKTAVSSIAKGSKGTLDLYAKWQTDAYEITYHLNDGVNSNLNPVSYTVLDAITLSSPTRDGYVFAGWYKEADFVTAVTSIAAGSKGDLDLYAKWTEVVKPIFEITWQNEDGSTISVESFTEGVMPTYAGIVPVKSETDTHTFVFSGWAPALEVVSKNQTYVAQFTAQSKFAGKDYDKTELDEILGFAISDLLPTIVSSDYLITDVSDEGVYTVYVDLFDFTSAQFDAFANMIEATLLFNEEVQGFEIGDFFVEYYEDDETYPGLTVYGFVVYGEKAGGGNDDTSFDPTELNAILGFDFYALIPEIVTSDYSLVNDSEGEELVVYIDAFDWTETEGSNYWDALEAMFEYDETEQAFIVGNYFIYAFEDPDTYEGLVVYVVGIYNTPTADPVDPVEPVEGVYYEFNVQDTDTELTTSYGTNLNKVITFPGSDSKVVVKVSNIADSSKASSLPGGLSAGLIFAADVKNNPSALAYIEIDTLGNSIASFTFEIEARDAFTSRLKGGKVQVFDGSSWVDLAGGDFYSQITSDKTTITINNVNASKFRLVFTGAGDTSGNGGQFMLFNFVLASGSAPVIESWSDMIVLLGGHLNESGLSSLLPELEGITELTLKKINSLEYAINGVFAHEDFQTRVDNYLAALVLQGYEADEILSLSRGKSVYSIKMNDDLAYALYIDADGQTASVRVWKYDPVIEKVTLETLSHRQTINEFEIEKFGKSGLPSTGKYNALVIPVEIKGNPFPMDYEEKLNIAFNGTSLETGWESVASYYYKSSYTNLDVTFDIAPKFTTSNAKSFYEDYADEGDQYAIKEALLGLDSQIDYSQYDSNNDGLIDAVIFIYSVAYSTSTDPWWAWVFTAEGGVANDLSALDGKLFNYYFWASYSFINDTLPGMPNLKVNAETFVHEMGHLMGMPDLYPYNDALDYGAVGGFDMMDNNAGDHGPFNKMVLGWVQPLLATQGSYQVSLDAYSTDTDGLNNTLLIPYRASDLEDGNAFDEYLLVMFYTPNGLYNAHVNLPHVLDNAGIVIYHVDARLNSSLDYWGQYFRNNNDSTSNFLVEILEADFNNSIPGTSTSITQSDILTNGMIDLSRYKWNQGGNINVTIEIAQAFNNNSTETVLNINVA, encoded by the coding sequence ATGAAAAAAATAATGGTGGTTTTCGCATTATTGTTATTTTCGTTTGGACTTTATGCATGTGATAAAACAGAAGCAAAAACAATCACATTTGTAACCAACGAGGGAACAGCAATCGAAACAGTTTCATTCACTGATACCTATGGTATCGACAAACTAAGCCAAGTTTCTACAACTAGAGAAGGTTATACCTTTAAAAGTTGGCATAATGATGTTGCATTATCAGAACAATCAAAAGTAACTGAAGACATCAAAGAAACTGTGACTTTGTACGCAAAATGGGAGATTAATACATACGAAATTAATTATCACTTGAACGATGGCATCAACGCAAGTGGTAACCCTATAAGCTACACAATAGTAGATTTAGTAACGCTTGTAAATCCGACTCGTGATGGGTATGTGTTTGGTGGATGGTATAAAGAGGCAGATTTTAAGACTGCTGTATCTAGTATCGCAAAAGGTTCTAAAGGAACACTTGATCTGTATGCCAAATGGCAAACAGATGCTTACGAGATTACCTATCACCTTAATGATGGTGTTAATTCAAATCTAAACCCAGTAAGCTATACTGTTTTAGATGCAATCACACTATCTAGTCCTACTCGTGATGGTTATGTATTTGCAGGTTGGTACAAAGAAGCGGATTTTGTGACCGCTGTAACAAGCATTGCAGCAGGTTCAAAAGGTGACCTAGACCTATACGCTAAGTGGACAGAAGTAGTTAAACCTATTTTTGAAATCACATGGCAAAATGAAGACGGTTCAACTATTAGTGTAGAATCATTCACTGAAGGCGTCATGCCAACTTATGCGGGTATAGTTCCTGTTAAGTCAGAGACAGATACACATACATTTGTGTTCTCCGGATGGGCTCCAGCTTTAGAAGTCGTTTCTAAGAACCAAACTTATGTTGCTCAGTTTACTGCACAATCTAAATTTGCAGGTAAAGACTACGATAAGACTGAACTTGATGAAATCCTTGGATTCGCAATTTCTGATTTATTACCTACAATAGTTTCTTCTGACTATCTGATTACTGACGTATCAGATGAAGGAGTATATACAGTATATGTAGACTTATTTGATTTTACATCAGCACAATTTGATGCTTTTGCTAATATGATCGAAGCTACTTTACTGTTTAATGAAGAAGTTCAAGGCTTCGAAATCGGTGATTTCTTTGTTGAATATTATGAAGACGATGAAACGTATCCTGGATTAACCGTTTATGGGTTTGTTGTCTATGGCGAAAAAGCGGGTGGAGGAAACGATGATACTTCATTTGATCCAACTGAACTTAACGCAATTCTTGGGTTTGATTTCTATGCTTTAATTCCTGAAATTGTGACAAGCGATTATAGCCTTGTTAATGATTCAGAAGGTGAAGAACTAGTCGTTTACATCGATGCATTTGACTGGACTGAAACCGAAGGTAGTAACTATTGGGATGCTTTAGAAGCTATGTTCGAATACGATGAAACAGAACAAGCATTTATTGTAGGAAACTACTTCATTTACGCTTTCGAAGATCCAGATACCTATGAAGGTTTAGTGGTATATGTCGTAGGAATCTACAATACACCAACAGCAGATCCAGTAGATCCTGTTGAACCAGTAGAAGGTGTATATTACGAATTTAATGTTCAAGATACCGATACTGAACTTACAACTTCATATGGAACTAACCTTAATAAAGTAATTACTTTCCCGGGCAGTGATTCAAAAGTGGTTGTTAAAGTAAGTAACATTGCGGATTCATCTAAAGCAAGTTCATTACCTGGTGGTTTAAGTGCAGGTTTAATCTTTGCAGCAGATGTTAAGAATAACCCTAGTGCACTAGCCTATATTGAAATAGATACACTTGGAAATAGTATTGCGTCATTTACATTTGAAATTGAAGCAAGAGATGCATTCACAAGCCGCTTAAAAGGTGGTAAAGTTCAAGTGTTTGATGGATCATCTTGGGTGGATTTAGCTGGAGGTGACTTCTATAGTCAAATCACTTCAGATAAAACAACCATTACCATCAACAATGTAAATGCGTCTAAGTTTAGATTAGTATTTACAGGTGCTGGGGATACAAGTGGAAATGGCGGACAATTTATGCTATTTAACTTTGTATTGGCTTCAGGTAGCGCACCAGTAATTGAATCATGGTCAGACATGATTGTATTATTAGGTGGTCATCTAAACGAATCAGGCTTATCTAGTTTACTTCCTGAATTAGAAGGCATAACTGAACTAACCTTGAAAAAGATTAACAGTTTAGAATATGCAATCAATGGCGTATTTGCTCATGAAGACTTCCAAACTAGAGTAGATAATTACTTAGCTGCCTTAGTATTGCAAGGTTATGAAGCTGATGAAATATTATCATTAAGCAGAGGCAAGTCAGTCTATTCAATTAAGATGAATGACGATTTAGCATATGCATTATACATCGATGCTGATGGCCAAACAGCTTCAGTTCGTGTATGGAAATATGATCCTGTAATTGAAAAAGTAACACTTGAAACCTTATCACATCGTCAAACCATTAATGAGTTTGAAATAGAAAAATTTGGTAAATCAGGGCTACCTTCAACAGGTAAATACAATGCATTAGTAATTCCTGTAGAAATCAAAGGCAATCCATTCCCAATGGATTATGAAGAAAAATTAAACATTGCTTTCAATGGAACCTCTCTAGAAACTGGATGGGAATCTGTTGCAAGTTATTACTATAAGAGCAGTTATACTAACTTAGATGTTACATTTGATATTGCACCTAAGTTTACAACTTCAAATGCGAAGTCTTTCTATGAAGACTATGCAGATGAGGGAGATCAATACGCAATTAAAGAAGCTTTATTAGGCCTTGATTCACAAATTGATTATAGTCAATATGACTCCAATAATGATGGGTTAATTGACGCAGTTATCTTCATCTACTCAGTAGCTTATAGTACAAGCACTGATCCATGGTGGGCATGGGTATTTACTGCAGAAGGTGGCGTTGCTAACGACCTTTCAGCTTTAGATGGTAAACTATTTAACTATTACTTCTGGGCAAGTTATTCATTCATTAATGATACACTTCCTGGTATGCCTAACCTAAAAGTCAATGCGGAAACATTTGTTCATGAAATGGGACACTTAATGGGTATGCCTGACTTATATCCATATAATGATGCTTTAGACTACGGTGCAGTAGGTGGATTTGACATGATGGATAATAATGCTGGTGACCACGGACCATTTAATAAGATGGTATTAGGATGGGTACAACCATTATTAGCAACTCAAGGCTCATACCAAGTGTCATTAGATGCATACTCAACAGATACTGATGGATTGAATAACACCTTATTAATTCCATACAGAGCATCTGATTTAGAGGATGGTAACGCATTTGATGAGTACTTATTAGTAATGTTCTATACGCCAAATGGTCTTTATAATGCCCATGTTAACTTACCTCATGTATTAGATAATGCGGGTATTGTAATATATCACGTGGATGCAAGACTTAATTCATCACTTGATTACTGGGGACAATACTTTAGAAACAATAATGATTCGACCTCTAATTTCCTAGTAGAAATTCTTGAAGCTGACTTTAATAATTCAATTCCGGGGACATCTACATCGATTACTCAATCAGATATTTTAACAAATGGAATGATTGATTTATCCAGATACAAATGGAATCAAGGTGGAAACATCAACGTTACGATTGAAATTGCTCAAGCATTTAACAATAACAGTACTGAAACAGTGTTAAACATTAACGTAGCTTAA
- a CDS encoding ribonucleoside-diphosphate reductase subunit alpha, whose product MAFEWLNEESQKFLSRGYLLEGQTAQDRIRHIANTAEKYLGIPGFADKFYEYMGRGYYSLSSPVWANYGLERGLPVSCFGSYIDDTMDSILFGHAENGMLMKSGGGTSGFFGAVRHRGAAIKNSGNSNGTVHFMRMFDTLADVVSQGNVRRGFFSAYLPIEHPDADEFLDIGTEGNPIQGLTTGITVSDTFLEKVKSGDSHSRKLWAKVLQRRSEIGYPYILFSDNINKNKPQVYIDKNTRIFASNMCSEIALPSSNDETFTCVLSSINLLHWDELKNTDAIETLTYFLDTVVTEFINKTENNMYYQRANTFAKRHRALGLGILGWHSYLQSNFLAFESRKAAQKNVEIARTLKEKTYAASAELAQLYGEPDVLIGYGRRNTTLMAVAPTKSSSTILGQVSQSVEPEFSNYYVKDLSKTKMTFKNPYLRELLVEIGKDNDDVWESIRKADGSVQHLNFLTLEQREVFKTFAEINPHSIIDQAAIRQEYIDQAQSINLMIPSDIPVKEINALYLYAHNMGIKSLYYQYSMSQAQALSRKKVMSEGCSSCEG is encoded by the coding sequence ATGGCATTTGAATGGTTAAATGAAGAATCTCAGAAATTCCTTTCACGAGGATACCTTCTTGAAGGACAAACTGCTCAAGATAGAATTCGTCACATTGCAAATACAGCAGAGAAATACTTAGGAATTCCAGGGTTTGCAGATAAGTTTTATGAATACATGGGTAGAGGATATTATTCATTATCTTCACCTGTATGGGCAAACTACGGTTTAGAAAGAGGTTTGCCAGTTTCATGTTTCGGTTCATATATTGATGATACGATGGATTCTATCTTATTTGGACATGCAGAAAATGGAATGTTAATGAAAAGCGGAGGCGGAACATCAGGATTTTTTGGAGCTGTAAGGCATCGTGGGGCTGCAATTAAGAATAGTGGTAACTCAAATGGTACCGTTCACTTTATGAGAATGTTTGATACTTTAGCGGATGTTGTTTCACAAGGTAATGTTAGAAGAGGTTTTTTCAGTGCTTACTTGCCTATTGAACATCCAGATGCGGATGAGTTTTTAGATATAGGTACTGAAGGTAACCCAATTCAAGGTTTAACAACAGGCATTACTGTATCTGATACTTTCTTAGAAAAGGTTAAATCAGGCGATAGTCATTCAAGAAAATTGTGGGCAAAAGTACTACAACGAAGAAGTGAAATAGGTTATCCTTATATTCTATTTAGCGATAATATTAACAAGAATAAACCCCAAGTGTATATCGATAAAAACACGAGAATCTTTGCAAGTAATATGTGCTCTGAAATTGCTCTGCCTTCAAGTAATGATGAGACATTTACATGTGTTTTATCATCAATCAATCTTTTGCATTGGGACGAATTGAAGAACACAGATGCAATTGAAACTTTAACGTATTTTTTGGATACTGTTGTTACAGAATTTATAAACAAAACTGAAAATAACATGTATTATCAAAGAGCGAACACATTCGCAAAAAGACATCGTGCTTTAGGCCTTGGTATTTTGGGGTGGCACTCCTATTTACAATCCAATTTTCTCGCCTTTGAAAGTAGAAAAGCTGCACAGAAAAATGTAGAAATTGCAAGAACACTTAAAGAGAAAACATATGCAGCATCCGCTGAATTAGCTCAATTATATGGTGAACCAGACGTGTTAATTGGATATGGTCGTAGAAATACGACATTAATGGCAGTTGCTCCAACTAAGAGTTCATCAACAATACTGGGTCAAGTATCCCAATCAGTTGAACCTGAGTTTTCAAATTATTATGTTAAAGACTTGTCAAAAACTAAAATGACATTTAAGAATCCCTATTTAAGAGAACTATTAGTAGAAATTGGTAAAGATAATGATGATGTTTGGGAATCCATCCGAAAGGCAGATGGTTCAGTTCAACATTTGAATTTCTTAACGTTGGAGCAAAGAGAAGTATTCAAAACGTTTGCAGAAATTAATCCACATTCAATTATTGATCAAGCAGCTATTCGTCAAGAATATATAGATCAAGCACAGTCGATAAATTTAATGATTCCATCAGACATTCCAGTTAAGGAAATCAATGCATTATATCTATACGCACATAATATGGGAATCAAATCGCTTTACTACCAATATAGTATGAGTCAAGCTCAAGCATTATCACGTAAAAAAGTGATGAGCGAAGGTTGTTCGAGTTGCGAAGGATAA